One region of Gorilla gorilla gorilla isolate KB3781 chromosome 13, NHGRI_mGorGor1-v2.1_pri, whole genome shotgun sequence genomic DNA includes:
- the PDCD1LG2 gene encoding programmed cell death 1 ligand 2 isoform X2: protein MIFLLLMLSLELQLHQIAALFTVTVPKELYIIEHGSNVTLECNFDTGSHVNLGAITASLQKVENDTSPHRERATLLEEQLPLGKALFHIPQVQVRDEGQYQCIIIYGVAWDYKYLTLKVKASYRKINTHILKVPETDEVELTCQATGYPLAEVSWPNVSVPANTSHSRTPEGLYQVTSVLRLKPPPGRNFSCMFWNTHVRELTLASIDLQSQMEHRTHPTWLLHIFIPSCIIAFIFIATVIALRKQLCQKLYSSKDTTKRPVPTTNREVNSAI, encoded by the exons ctTTATTCACAGTGACAGTCCCTAAGGAACTGTACATAATAGAGCATGGCAGCAATGTGACCCTGGAATGCAACTTTGACACTGGAAGTCATGTGAACCTTGGAGCAATAACAGCCAGTTTGCAAAAGGTGGAAAATGATACATCCCCACACCGTGAAAGAGCCACTTTGCTGGAGGAGCAGCTGCCCCTAGGGAAGGCCTTGTTCCACATACCTCAAGTCCAAGTGAGGGACGAAGGACAGTACCAATGCATAATCATCTATGGGGTCGCCTGGGACTACAAGTACCTGACTCTGAAAGTCAAAG CTTCCTACAGGAAAATAAACACTCACATCCTAAAGGTTCCAGAAACAGACGAGGTAGAGCTCACCTGCCAGGCTACAGGTTATCCTCTGGCAGAAGTATCCTGGCCAAACGTCAGCGTTCCTGCCAACACCAGCCACTCCAGGACCCCTGAAGGCCTCTACCAGGTCACCAGTGTTCTGCGCCTAAAGCCACCCCCTGGCAGAAACTTCAGCTGTATGTTCTGGAATACTCACGTGAGGGAACTTACTTTGGCCAGCATTGACCTTCAAA GTCAGATGGAACACAGGACCCATCCAACTTGGCTGCTTCACATTTTCATCCCCTCCTGCAtcattgctttcattttcatAGCCACAGTGATAGCCCTAAGAAAACAACTCTGTCAAAAGCTGTATTCTTCAAAAG acacaacaaaaagaccTGTCCCCACAACAAATAGGGAAGTGAACAGTGCT ATCTGA
- the PDCD1LG2 gene encoding programmed cell death 1 ligand 2 isoform X1, protein MIFLLLMLSLELQLHQIAALFTVTVPKELYIIEHGSNVTLECNFDTGSHVNLGAITASLQKVENDTSPHRERATLLEEQLPLGKALFHIPQVQVRDEGQYQCIIIYGVAWDYKYLTLKVKASYRKINTHILKVPETDEVELTCQATGYPLAEVSWPNVSVPANTSHSRTPEGLYQVTSVLRLKPPPGRNFSCMFWNTHVRELTLASIDLQSQMEHRTHPTWLLHIFIPSCIIAFIFIATVIALRKQLCQKLYSSKDTTKRPVPTTNREVNSAVNLNLWSWEPG, encoded by the exons ctTTATTCACAGTGACAGTCCCTAAGGAACTGTACATAATAGAGCATGGCAGCAATGTGACCCTGGAATGCAACTTTGACACTGGAAGTCATGTGAACCTTGGAGCAATAACAGCCAGTTTGCAAAAGGTGGAAAATGATACATCCCCACACCGTGAAAGAGCCACTTTGCTGGAGGAGCAGCTGCCCCTAGGGAAGGCCTTGTTCCACATACCTCAAGTCCAAGTGAGGGACGAAGGACAGTACCAATGCATAATCATCTATGGGGTCGCCTGGGACTACAAGTACCTGACTCTGAAAGTCAAAG CTTCCTACAGGAAAATAAACACTCACATCCTAAAGGTTCCAGAAACAGACGAGGTAGAGCTCACCTGCCAGGCTACAGGTTATCCTCTGGCAGAAGTATCCTGGCCAAACGTCAGCGTTCCTGCCAACACCAGCCACTCCAGGACCCCTGAAGGCCTCTACCAGGTCACCAGTGTTCTGCGCCTAAAGCCACCCCCTGGCAGAAACTTCAGCTGTATGTTCTGGAATACTCACGTGAGGGAACTTACTTTGGCCAGCATTGACCTTCAAA GTCAGATGGAACACAGGACCCATCCAACTTGGCTGCTTCACATTTTCATCCCCTCCTGCAtcattgctttcattttcatAGCCACAGTGATAGCCCTAAGAAAACAACTCTGTCAAAAGCTGTATTCTTCAAAAG acacaacaaaaagaccTGTCCCCACAACAAATAGGGAAGTGAACAGTGCTGTGA ATCTGAACCTGTGGTCTTGGGAGCCAGGGTGA